Proteins co-encoded in one Bemisia tabaci chromosome 9, PGI_BMITA_v3 genomic window:
- the LOC109037659 gene encoding uncharacterized protein: MDSLRFFMLTLFIIFLRSQKEFVLAGRGKREVRFTERQNPWIAALMKFEKNDPCKQYSIWDGSAYKTKQQADIHCITAKNAYADLPDRYKRNRCKNPRQAACYRKTQYKYRCGFIVDAPSVGGWIGCATRSSQEGVFIRLKTCIKYLDLNPPTWDDPRLN; the protein is encoded by the exons aTGGATTCTCTGCGTTTCTTCATGCTCACGTTATTTATAATATTTCTGCGGAGTCAAAAG GAGTTCGTATTGGCAGGGAGGGGAAAGCGCGAAGTCAGGTTCACCGAGCGGCAAAATCCCTGGATAGCGGCACTGATGAAATTCGAGAAGAACGACCCGTGCAAGCAATACAGCATCTGGGATGGCTCGGCCTATAAAACTAAACAGCAGGCCGACATTCATTGCATCACAGCCAAGAACGCCTATGCCGATCTCCCCGATCGCTACAAACGCAATCGCTGCAAGAATCCCCGACAGGCCGCGTGCTATCGGAAAACTCAATATAAGTATAGATGCGGTTTCATAGTCGACGCACCATCAGTCGGGGGATGGATCGGTTGTGCCACTCGGTCATCTCAAGAGGGTGTCTTCATACGTCTGAAGACATGCATCAAGTACCTGGACCTCAACCCACCAACCTGGGATGACCCCAGACTGAACTGA